A DNA window from Niabella yanshanensis contains the following coding sequences:
- a CDS encoding 5-(carboxyamino)imidazole ribonucleotide synthase, whose protein sequence is MQKIGILGGGQLGRMLLQAAANYPVTTYVLENDAHSPAAHLCHYFTKGDIRNFDDVYNFGKDLDAITIEIENVNIEALEKLEQEGKVIFPKPAVLKIICNKAAQKNYYTEHKIPTSPYVLTHNIDDLAQQTEFLPAVHKLAEGGYDGKGVQVINDESDIAKGFDALSVLEKKVNIAKEIAMMIAVGVDGKIALYPAVEMVFDTSLNLLAFQLCPAEISKEVYYKAEAIALASVKNLNSPGIFAVEMFVTPDGDVLVNEMAPRVHNSGHHTIEAHYSSQFDMLWRIMLQYPLGSTDPIQSSLMQNIIGAEGYSGAAHYEGLEEMLKIENAFFHIYGKAETKPGRKMGHVTIVSNEKADLLHKANRIKHNLSVVSKK, encoded by the coding sequence ATGCAAAAAATAGGAATTCTCGGCGGGGGACAATTAGGCAGGATGCTTTTACAAGCCGCAGCTAATTATCCCGTGACCACTTATGTGCTGGAAAATGACGCGCACAGCCCTGCAGCTCATCTCTGCCATTACTTTACCAAAGGCGATATCAGAAATTTCGATGATGTATACAATTTTGGCAAGGACCTGGATGCTATTACCATAGAAATAGAAAATGTAAACATTGAGGCGCTCGAAAAGCTGGAGCAGGAGGGGAAGGTTATTTTTCCTAAACCAGCTGTTTTAAAGATCATTTGTAATAAGGCTGCCCAAAAGAATTACTACACAGAGCATAAAATTCCTACTTCACCTTATGTGTTAACACATAATATTGATGACCTGGCGCAGCAAACGGAGTTTTTACCTGCAGTACATAAACTGGCTGAAGGCGGATACGATGGCAAAGGAGTGCAGGTGATCAACGATGAAAGCGATATTGCCAAAGGTTTTGACGCGCTAAGTGTTCTGGAGAAGAAAGTAAATATTGCGAAGGAAATAGCCATGATGATTGCCGTAGGTGTAGATGGTAAAATAGCATTGTACCCGGCAGTAGAAATGGTATTTGATACCAGCCTGAATCTACTGGCTTTCCAGCTTTGCCCTGCCGAGATTTCAAAAGAAGTGTATTATAAAGCTGAAGCGATTGCTTTAGCCTCGGTGAAAAATCTTAATTCACCGGGCATTTTTGCGGTAGAAATGTTTGTTACACCCGATGGTGATGTATTAGTGAACGAAATGGCGCCCAGGGTACATAATAGCGGGCACCATACTATTGAAGCGCACTACAGTTCCCAATTCGATATGTTATGGAGGATAATGCTGCAATATCCGCTGGGATCTACTGATCCTATCCAGTCTTCGCTGATGCAAAATATCATTGGCGCTGAAGGTTATAGCGGTGCCGCACATTATGAAGGACTGGAAGAGATGCTGAAGATAGAGAATGCATTTTTTCATATTTATGGCAAAGCGGAAACCAAGCCTGGCCGTAAAATGGGCCATGTAACCATTGTGAGCAATGAAAAAGCCGATCTGCTGCACAAAGCCAACAGGATCAAGCATAATTTATCAGTGGTGAGTAAGAAATAG
- a CDS encoding GNAT family N-acetyltransferase — translation MKWLNEVVLETDNVKLIPLQREHRDALVAAASDGNLWELWFTSVPSEMTVNAYLDKAFADFEKDMALPFAVVDKRTDTIIGTTRFANAVSEHRRVEIGYTWYAKSYQKTYVNSECKLLMLRYAFEELEAVAVEFRTNWYNSHSRNAIARLGAKQDGVLRNHQIMPDGSYRDTVVFSILESEWKACKKSLLYKIEQIHNGR, via the coding sequence ATGAAGTGGCTGAACGAGGTGGTTTTAGAAACCGATAACGTAAAATTGATTCCTTTACAACGGGAACACCGGGATGCTCTTGTCGCCGCTGCGAGCGATGGAAATCTCTGGGAGTTGTGGTTTACGAGTGTACCGTCTGAAATGACCGTTAATGCGTATTTAGACAAGGCTTTTGCTGATTTTGAAAAGGATATGGCGTTGCCTTTTGCAGTGGTTGACAAAAGAACGGACACGATAATTGGCACCACCAGGTTTGCAAACGCAGTGAGCGAGCATCGAAGAGTGGAAATTGGCTATACCTGGTATGCAAAATCCTACCAGAAAACCTATGTAAATTCTGAATGTAAATTATTGATGCTCCGGTATGCTTTTGAAGAGCTGGAAGCCGTAGCAGTTGAGTTCAGAACGAACTGGTATAATTCCCACTCAAGAAATGCAATTGCGCGCCTTGGCGCCAAACAGGATGGTGTTTTAAGAAACCATCAGATCATGCCCGATGGTTCATACCGGGATACGGTCGTTTTTTCTATTTTAGAAAGTGAATGGAAAGCCTGTAAGAAATCACTTTTATATAAAATAGAGCAAATACATAACGGGCGATAA
- a CDS encoding ABC transporter ATP-binding protein: MLELKKIYKWVNNGNQRIFLLKDINLTIHEGEFVSIMGPSGSGKSTLLNVIGMLDTFDEGAYEFLGESVHQLKEKQRTNLYKQHIGFVFQAYHLIDELTVYENIETPLLYQNVKGSDRKAMVADMLDRFNIVAKKDLFPAQLSGGQQQLVGIARALIARPNLLLADEPTGNLNSKQGEEIMELFTQLNKEGTTIIQVTHSEKNATYGNRIISLLDGMIEK, encoded by the coding sequence ATGTTAGAACTAAAAAAAATTTACAAGTGGGTCAACAACGGTAATCAACGTATTTTCCTGTTAAAAGACATTAATCTCACTATTCATGAAGGCGAATTCGTATCCATTATGGGGCCATCGGGTTCAGGTAAATCAACCTTACTGAATGTTATCGGCATGCTGGATACCTTCGACGAAGGAGCCTACGAATTTCTTGGGGAGTCGGTACACCAGCTCAAAGAAAAGCAAAGAACCAATTTATACAAACAGCATATCGGGTTTGTATTTCAGGCTTACCATCTGATAGATGAATTGACGGTTTATGAAAATATTGAAACACCGCTACTTTATCAAAATGTTAAAGGAAGTGACCGTAAGGCGATGGTAGCCGATATGCTCGACCGTTTTAATATTGTTGCTAAGAAAGACTTGTTCCCGGCACAGCTGTCGGGTGGTCAGCAGCAGTTGGTAGGTATCGCCCGTGCGTTGATTGCCCGGCCGAACTTGTTACTGGCAGATGAACCTACCGGTAACCTTAATTCCAAACAGGGCGAAGAGATCATGGAACTTTTTACCCAACTCAATAAAGAAGGCACCACCATAATACAGGTAACTCATTCAGAGAAAAATGCGACTTACGGCAACCGTATCATCAGCCTCCTGGACGGGATGATCGAAAAATAA
- a CDS encoding L,D-transpeptidase family protein: MMKNIFWIILVILGSLQIQAQTSVSSFSNAATSSFVTYQMGFQRPRESFARKEANLKALFEVKNLKWPARYMYIRSFKYDSQLEVWVKNTVTEPYKLLKIYKVCALVGTLGPKRFEGDYQVPEGFYHINEFNPNSAYYLSLGLNYPNASDRVLSDPVKPGGDIYIHGGCATVGCIPIKDDQIDELYVLTASSKSVGLDFIPVHIFPIKYDVKKSYDYLGKLTKDNKQLKDFSDPLEDAYDYFEKYKQIPIVMIKDDGQYVVNNALPKVPKFQPLIRHRPKATTKPIVRNIELETAAVAKWPEFPGGTEAYTTYLKQLGKDMTPSLPDSVTHTYAQVEFIVDKDGAPVNFKIIRGLDKEFNDMLIEKMEQMPKWAPAIYREKPVAKKMVQTVTVGIN; this comes from the coding sequence ATGATGAAAAATATTTTTTGGATTATTCTTGTTATACTCGGCAGTTTACAAATACAGGCGCAAACTTCAGTCTCGTCTTTCAGTAATGCAGCCACTTCTTCTTTTGTCACTTACCAAATGGGCTTTCAACGTCCCCGCGAGTCCTTTGCCCGCAAAGAGGCTAATCTGAAGGCCTTGTTCGAGGTTAAGAATCTTAAATGGCCTGCGCGTTACATGTATATCCGCTCGTTCAAATACGACAGCCAACTGGAAGTATGGGTAAAAAATACAGTTACCGAACCCTATAAATTATTGAAAATTTATAAGGTTTGTGCATTGGTGGGTACGCTGGGCCCTAAGAGATTTGAGGGAGACTACCAGGTACCCGAAGGATTTTACCATATTAACGAGTTTAATCCTAACAGCGCTTACTACTTATCCCTGGGACTTAACTATCCCAACGCTTCAGACCGGGTATTGAGCGACCCTGTAAAACCAGGCGGGGATATTTATATTCACGGAGGCTGTGCTACAGTAGGTTGTATTCCCATCAAAGACGACCAGATTGATGAACTTTATGTATTAACGGCCAGCAGCAAATCTGTTGGCCTGGACTTTATTCCCGTACATATCTTCCCTATTAAATATGATGTAAAGAAAAGCTACGATTACCTCGGCAAGCTTACAAAAGACAACAAACAGCTAAAAGACTTTTCAGATCCGCTTGAAGATGCTTACGACTACTTTGAAAAATACAAACAGATTCCGATTGTAATGATTAAGGATGACGGACAGTATGTGGTTAACAACGCCTTACCCAAAGTACCGAAGTTCCAGCCGCTAATAAGGCATCGCCCGAAAGCTACTACTAAACCTATTGTAAGAAATATAGAGCTCGAAACGGCTGCAGTAGCCAAATGGCCCGAGTTTCCGGGCGGCACCGAAGCCTATACCACTTATCTTAAACAGTTGGGAAAAGACATGACCCCTTCGCTTCCGGATAGCGTTACCCATACCTATGCACAGGTAGAGTTTATCGTAGATAAAGACGGAGCCCCGGTAAACTTTAAGATAATAAGAGGTCTGGATAAAGAATTTAACGACATGTTGATAGAAAAAATGGAACAAATGCCTAAATGGGCGCCCGCTATTTATCGCGAAAAGCCGGTAGCCAAGAAAATGGTACAGACGGTTACTGTGGGGATCAATTAA
- a CDS encoding TolC family protein: protein MNDQSKIWLLAVFLCISSLSSAQKTMTLEQCIDTGIRENFDVEQRRIAAQSEQLEYQQSKLNLLPDLNGSAGHGFNQGRSIDPFTNSPVTQSFNSSNFSLASGLVLFSGLSRMNNIRRADLSRKAAQMELQQEKDNLAINITLAYLQVLSLTEQAYLLEDQAKLSLQQVDRLDILNREGAIKPSELSDLKGQFANDRLTITDNKNNLGNARLSLFRLMNIPYDSTLNFEPMDSYLPMADNRSSSSIYQAALQQLALVKAVDLRTFSSIKSVQMARGGLWPTLSLGGNAYTQYSSVARQNQFQNTSFRQTEDYVALNGQQYPLFVKQDNYLTSSIPYGTQLNNNLNSSLNLTLSIPIFNALQQRNKIKQAQLEVKRNATIAADTKRQLQQDIDVATLNMQTAIEKYETLLQQVAAYRESFEAAEARFNEGVGNSIDYLTAKNNLDRASRNLVNARYDYILRKKVLSFYSNNAF from the coding sequence ATGAATGATCAATCGAAGATATGGCTATTAGCAGTCTTTTTATGCATCAGCTCTTTAAGCAGTGCGCAAAAGACAATGACCCTGGAACAATGTATTGACACAGGCATCCGGGAAAATTTTGACGTGGAGCAAAGACGCATTGCAGCACAATCGGAACAGCTGGAGTATCAACAAAGCAAGCTCAACCTGCTGCCTGACCTGAACGGTAGCGCAGGTCATGGATTCAACCAGGGGCGCAGCATTGACCCTTTTACCAACTCACCCGTTACGCAATCGTTCAACTCTTCCAACTTTAGTTTAGCCAGTGGCCTTGTGTTATTCAGCGGACTATCCCGAATGAATAATATCAGGCGGGCAGACCTCAGCCGGAAAGCTGCACAAATGGAACTGCAACAGGAAAAAGACAACCTGGCTATCAACATCACCCTCGCCTACCTGCAGGTGTTAAGTCTTACTGAACAGGCTTATCTGCTGGAAGACCAGGCAAAATTATCCTTACAACAGGTAGACCGGCTGGATATACTCAATAGAGAGGGTGCGATAAAACCTTCGGAGCTATCTGATCTTAAAGGCCAGTTTGCGAATGACCGGCTTACAATTACCGATAATAAAAACAACCTGGGTAATGCCCGTTTAAGCCTGTTCCGGCTGATGAATATCCCCTATGATTCAACCCTTAACTTTGAACCCATGGACAGCTATTTGCCGATGGCTGACAACAGGAGTTCAAGTAGCATTTACCAGGCTGCCCTGCAACAACTGGCGCTGGTTAAAGCAGTTGATCTGCGAACTTTCAGTTCTATAAAATCGGTGCAGATGGCCAGAGGTGGTCTTTGGCCTACATTAAGCCTGGGCGGAAATGCCTATACACAATATTCCAGCGTAGCCAGGCAGAACCAATTTCAAAACACCAGCTTCAGGCAGACAGAAGACTATGTGGCGCTCAATGGACAACAGTACCCTTTATTTGTTAAACAGGACAATTACCTGACAAGCTCCATTCCATATGGCACACAGCTCAACAATAACCTGAACTCTTCACTCAATCTAACTTTAAGCATTCCTATTTTTAATGCATTGCAACAACGCAACAAAATAAAACAGGCACAGCTGGAGGTAAAACGCAATGCTACAATAGCAGCTGATACTAAAAGACAGCTACAACAGGATATTGACGTTGCTACATTAAATATGCAGACGGCAATAGAAAAATACGAGACCCTGCTACAACAGGTAGCCGCTTACAGGGAATCTTTTGAAGCGGCTGAAGCAAGATTCAATGAGGGTGTGGGCAACTCCATTGATTATTTAACAGCTAAGAACAACCTGGACCGGGCCAGCCGTAACCTGGTAAACGCACGTTACGATTATATACTGAGAAAAAAAGTACTCAGCTTCTATAGCAACAACGCATTCTAA
- a CDS encoding efflux RND transporter permease subunit has product MNISELSLRRPVLAIVMNVVIIVFGVIAFKFLGVRDYPAIDPPNIGVRTTYAGANADIIESQITEPLEDAINGIPGIRNITSSSSNGSSSINVEFDVGVDLEAAANDVRDKVAAAQRQLPPDLEAPSSVSKADASAEPILSMTVQSDTKNPLELTEYANNILIDRLQTIPGVSSIDTWGEKRFAMRLWLDPNKMAAFDITPEEIQSALQRENIELPSGKLTGDNTELTIRTFGRLDTEEEFANIVVKNVNGSDIRVKDVANVVLGPENEESQLKESAVPMVALAIVPQPGANYVSISDEFYKRLEDIKKEVPADIKLNIALDQTEYIKKSILEVEETLVIAIGLVVLIVYLFFRDWLLSIRPLIDIPVSLIGAFFIMYIMGYTINVLTLLAIVLATGLVVDDGIVVTENIFKKLEQGMSKRKAALEGSKEIYFAVIATSITLSVVFLPIVFLEGFVGRLFREFGIVVAGAVLISAFVSLTLTPVLNVFISKKDVHKHSWFYLKTEPFFTGMESLYERTLKAFMKLRWIAWLVIAACFVVIYFLFTNIQSELAPMEDKSQFRLSLTAPEGTSFLAMDQYVNKVSQFLIDSVPEHEIVLSITGSRMSGAANNGMIRVRLVKPGERDRSQKEIVEYVNKHVSKYTEARAFANQDQTIQVNRRGGQAVQFVLQNNDFDKLSEILPQFLEEANKSDILTQVDADLKFNKPELRVHVDRLKAAQLGVSIADVSQALQTAYSNQRLGYFTRSGKQYQVMAQVDRIDRDDPNDLKKIFVRNNAGQLISLDNITNSVESTTPPTIYRFNRYKSATVSANLAEGYTVGDGVKEMDRIANKLLDETFTTSLTGSARDFAESSGNTMFALLLAIGLIYLILAAQFESFIDPFIIILTVPMAFAGAFISLWIFGQTFNIFSQIGMIMLIGLVTKNGILIVEFANQSREKKGMGKTEAVVYAAGQRLRPILMTSLAMALGALPIAMSLGAAATSRIPLGIVIVGGIIFSLVLTLYVLPAIYSYMASGKEVKTFEEVLADEEKELVKTNEEAAHDQKH; this is encoded by the coding sequence GTGAATATTTCTGAATTAAGTTTAAGAAGGCCGGTGCTGGCGATAGTGATGAATGTGGTCATTATCGTATTTGGTGTGATTGCCTTTAAATTTTTGGGGGTAAGAGATTACCCGGCAATTGACCCTCCCAATATTGGTGTGCGAACTACGTATGCAGGAGCCAATGCAGATATTATAGAATCGCAGATTACCGAACCCCTCGAAGACGCCATTAACGGTATCCCGGGCATCCGCAATATCACTTCGAGCAGTAGTAACGGAAGCAGCAGTATCAACGTAGAATTTGACGTGGGTGTGGACCTGGAAGCGGCGGCTAATGATGTAAGAGATAAAGTAGCGGCGGCGCAAAGACAATTGCCCCCTGATCTGGAAGCACCGTCGTCAGTAAGCAAGGCTGATGCCAGTGCAGAACCGATTCTTTCGATGACTGTACAAAGCGATACCAAGAATCCGCTGGAGCTTACCGAGTATGCCAATAATATTTTAATCGACCGTTTACAAACCATACCGGGTGTAAGCAGTATTGATACCTGGGGTGAGAAAAGATTCGCCATGCGCCTTTGGCTGGATCCTAATAAAATGGCAGCTTTTGACATTACACCTGAAGAAATTCAGTCCGCTTTACAAAGAGAAAATATAGAACTGCCTTCGGGAAAACTAACCGGAGATAATACGGAACTGACCATTCGTACTTTTGGCCGTCTGGATACAGAAGAAGAGTTTGCCAATATCGTGGTAAAAAATGTGAACGGAAGCGATATCCGTGTTAAAGATGTTGCAAATGTGGTACTGGGGCCTGAAAACGAGGAATCGCAGTTAAAAGAAAGTGCAGTACCAATGGTGGCGCTCGCTATTGTTCCACAGCCGGGCGCTAATTATGTATCTATTTCAGATGAGTTTTATAAGCGCCTGGAGGATATTAAAAAAGAAGTACCTGCTGATATTAAGCTGAATATAGCGTTGGATCAGACGGAATATATCAAAAAATCGATTCTTGAGGTAGAAGAGACGCTGGTAATTGCAATTGGACTGGTGGTATTAATTGTATACCTGTTTTTCCGGGACTGGTTATTATCTATTCGTCCGCTGATTGATATTCCTGTGTCATTAATCGGAGCCTTCTTTATTATGTATATCATGGGATATACTATTAATGTATTAACGCTGTTGGCAATTGTCTTGGCGACAGGATTAGTGGTAGATGACGGTATAGTGGTGACGGAGAATATCTTTAAGAAGCTGGAGCAGGGCATGAGCAAGCGCAAGGCTGCGCTGGAAGGATCAAAAGAAATTTACTTTGCAGTAATAGCTACGTCTATTACGCTTTCAGTAGTGTTTTTGCCAATCGTGTTCCTGGAAGGTTTCGTGGGTCGCCTATTCAGGGAGTTTGGTATTGTAGTGGCCGGCGCCGTATTGATCTCGGCATTTGTATCGCTGACGTTAACCCCGGTGCTCAACGTGTTTATTTCCAAGAAAGATGTGCATAAGCATTCGTGGTTCTATCTGAAAACAGAACCTTTTTTTACGGGTATGGAAAGCCTGTATGAGCGAACCCTGAAAGCATTTATGAAATTGCGCTGGATTGCCTGGCTGGTGATCGCAGCCTGTTTTGTGGTTATTTATTTCCTGTTTACCAATATTCAATCGGAGCTGGCCCCGATGGAAGATAAAAGCCAGTTCAGGCTAAGTTTAACCGCACCTGAAGGGACTTCTTTCCTGGCCATGGATCAATATGTAAACAAGGTTTCACAATTCCTGATCGATTCGGTACCAGAGCATGAAATTGTGCTTTCGATAACCGGTTCGAGAATGAGTGGGGCCGCTAATAACGGTATGATCCGGGTAAGGTTGGTGAAACCTGGTGAGCGGGATCGCTCACAAAAAGAAATAGTGGAATATGTAAATAAACATGTTTCCAAGTACACGGAGGCCAGGGCTTTTGCCAATCAGGATCAAACGATACAGGTGAACCGTCGTGGAGGGCAGGCAGTGCAATTTGTATTACAGAATAACGACTTCGATAAACTTTCGGAAATATTGCCTCAGTTTTTAGAAGAGGCTAATAAAAGCGACATTCTGACCCAGGTAGATGCGGATTTGAAATTTAATAAACCGGAGCTGCGTGTTCACGTGGACAGGTTGAAAGCAGCACAGCTGGGTGTTTCCATCGCAGATGTATCGCAGGCACTTCAAACCGCTTACAGTAATCAGCGCCTGGGATATTTTACCCGCAGTGGTAAGCAATACCAGGTGATGGCGCAGGTAGACAGGATAGACAGGGATGATCCTAATGACCTCAAAAAGATTTTCGTGCGCAATAATGCGGGGCAATTGATCAGCCTGGATAATATTACCAACTCGGTTGAATCTACCACACCGCCTACTATTTACCGTTTCAACCGGTACAAATCGGCAACGGTGTCTGCCAACCTGGCTGAAGGATACACGGTAGGTGACGGGGTTAAGGAAATGGACCGAATTGCAAATAAGTTACTGGATGAAACCTTTACAACCTCTTTAACCGGTTCGGCCCGCGATTTTGCAGAGAGCAGCGGTAATACCATGTTTGCTTTATTGCTGGCCATTGGATTAATATACCTCATCCTTGCCGCACAGTTCGAAAGCTTTATTGATCCTTTCATTATTATCCTTACCGTACCCATGGCCTTTGCAGGAGCTTTTATTTCCCTGTGGATATTTGGCCAGACCTTTAATATCTTTTCACAAATAGGTATGATTATGCTGATTGGGCTGGTAACCAAGAATGGTATATTGATAGTCGAATTCGCTAACCAGAGCCGCGAGAAAAAGGGCATGGGTAAAACGGAAGCCGTGGTCTATGCCGCCGGTCAGCGTTTACGTCCTATCTTAATGACGAGCCTCGCAATGGCTTTGGGTGCCTTACCGATCGCAATGTCGTTGGGCGCCGCCGCAACCAGCCGTATTCCGTTAGGTATTGTGATTGTAGGAGGTATTATATTTTCGCTGGTACTTACATTATATGTATTACCGGCCATTTATAGTTACATGGCATCGGGTAAGGAAGTGAAAACTTTTGAAGAAGTGCTGGCGGATGAGGAGAAGGAACTGGTTAAAACAAATGAGGAGGCGGCGCATGATCAAAAACATTAA
- a CDS encoding efflux RND transporter periplasmic adaptor subunit, with protein MIPKYVHQTIISATIACLFAACGSKKQEAKSKPSQQRTAPRLEAYIVSTQSFADVIEVPGSIVANEVTEIRPEVSGRIVQLNIAEGKPVGKGALLAKIYDGDLQAQLKKLQSQLAIAQTNENRASRLLEIQGISRNDYDITLLNLNNIRADIDVIKTQIYRTEIRAPFSGKLGLRNVSPGAYVSPADIIATINQVSDLKLDFSIPEKYIGSIENGQLVDFTVQGSDKTYTARVYATESNVGVTNRSLLVRARVNGASNALVPGAFAKVKLGFAANTNAIFVPSQSVVPTIKGKQVILYRNGKAVFSDVEIGARDSARVEVTRGLKVGDTILTTGIMTTKPDAKVEIGKIVE; from the coding sequence ATGATCCCTAAATATGTTCACCAAACCATAATCAGTGCAACGATTGCCTGTCTTTTTGCTGCATGTGGTTCTAAAAAGCAAGAGGCAAAATCAAAGCCCTCCCAACAACGTACTGCTCCCAGGCTGGAAGCTTACATTGTATCCACCCAATCTTTTGCGGATGTGATAGAAGTACCGGGCTCTATTGTAGCCAATGAGGTTACTGAAATACGACCCGAGGTCTCCGGTCGCATTGTGCAATTAAATATTGCCGAAGGCAAGCCGGTAGGAAAAGGGGCATTGCTGGCTAAAATATATGATGGCGACCTGCAGGCCCAGTTAAAAAAATTACAGTCTCAGTTAGCCATTGCCCAAACCAATGAGAACAGGGCCTCCCGCTTACTGGAAATTCAGGGAATCAGCCGTAATGATTATGATATTACCCTGCTTAACCTTAATAATATCCGGGCCGATATAGACGTTATCAAAACACAGATCTACCGTACGGAGATCCGCGCTCCTTTCAGTGGTAAACTAGGGCTTAGAAATGTAAGTCCGGGCGCCTATGTATCACCTGCCGATATCATTGCAACCATCAACCAGGTAAGTGACCTGAAGCTTGATTTCTCCATCCCGGAAAAATATATTGGAAGTATCGAAAACGGTCAACTGGTGGATTTCACCGTGCAGGGTAGCGATAAAACATATACCGCGCGTGTTTATGCCACCGAGTCGAATGTGGGTGTTACGAACCGGAGCCTGTTAGTGAGGGCCCGGGTAAATGGCGCTTCCAATGCATTAGTGCCCGGTGCGTTTGCAAAAGTGAAATTGGGTTTTGCTGCGAATACGAATGCCATATTTGTTCCTTCTCAGTCGGTAGTACCTACTATAAAAGGCAAGCAGGTTATTTTATACCGAAATGGAAAAGCTGTGTTCAGCGATGTGGAGATCGGCGCCCGCGATTCTGCCCGGGTAGAAGTAACCCGCGGATTAAAAGTAGGCGATACCATTTTAACCACAGGCATTATGACCACCAAGCCGGATGCGAAAGTGGAGATCGGGAAAATTGTTGAATAG
- a CDS encoding TolC family protein, producing MRRLYRHRLLITLAALLAISGNAGAQRILTLEEAIATALQNNYDIQIAKNDSLVAAIDYSYRNAVFLPAVNADASRTFNNNNQRQTLADGTERKSNGIRSNNLQASIGLDWVLFDGFRMFATRDKAAALLEAGSHTAKAQVINTVAQVVNIYYNISRQQQLIKATDVQIRLNNDRSRLAQYKLEIGSGAKPDVLQSKVDLNEQKALKMQQETSIGQLKQQLIQAMNSNVREHEFAIPDTIPLNEHIALGDIQEGIERTNPDLLLARSNIEVAKYTLKETRAGLWPTIAFGSAYNYSRTVNKRVLNNFSTLFNQLNGYNYGFTATVPIFNQFRVRRQIRQDRLSVSLQELSYENQRSLINLSVINSFKDYQQQQKFLKLEEESIALAEENVAIVFETYKLGAATLVQLREAQLSLAQAYDRLISARYNLKLAETELLRLKGDIIK from the coding sequence ATGAGACGATTGTACAGACATCGGTTGTTGATAACACTGGCAGCATTGTTGGCGATTAGCGGGAATGCCGGTGCACAGCGGATATTAACGCTGGAAGAGGCGATCGCCACTGCGTTGCAGAACAACTATGATATACAGATCGCCAAAAACGATTCGCTGGTAGCCGCAATAGATTACAGTTATCGCAATGCTGTTTTTTTACCTGCGGTTAATGCTGATGCGTCCCGTACTTTTAATAATAATAACCAGCGCCAGACTTTGGCAGATGGCACCGAACGGAAATCCAATGGTATCCGCTCCAATAATCTGCAGGCCAGTATAGGACTGGATTGGGTATTATTTGATGGCTTCCGCATGTTTGCAACCAGGGATAAAGCGGCAGCGCTGCTGGAAGCGGGTTCCCATACCGCGAAGGCGCAGGTTATTAATACAGTGGCACAGGTGGTGAACATTTATTATAATATATCGCGCCAGCAGCAATTGATCAAAGCTACGGATGTACAGATCAGGCTAAATAACGACCGGTCTCGCCTGGCACAATATAAATTGGAAATAGGCAGCGGCGCCAAGCCCGATGTATTGCAGAGTAAAGTAGACCTTAACGAACAAAAGGCGCTGAAAATGCAGCAGGAGACTTCGATCGGCCAGTTAAAGCAACAGCTGATACAGGCCATGAACAGCAATGTCAGGGAGCATGAATTTGCCATACCCGATACCATTCCTTTAAATGAGCACATTGCATTGGGCGATATACAGGAAGGTATCGAAAGAACCAATCCTGACCTGTTACTGGCCCGTTCCAACATAGAAGTAGCAAAATATACTTTGAAAGAAACCAGAGCCGGTTTATGGCCGACCATTGCTTTTGGCTCAGCTTACAATTACAGCCGCACGGTTAACAAAAGAGTATTGAATAATTTCTCTACCTTATTTAACCAACTGAATGGTTACAATTATGGTTTTACAGCAACGGTTCCCATCTTTAACCAGTTCAGGGTGCGTAGGCAAATCAGGCAGGACCGTTTAAGTGTTAGTTTGCAGGAATTAAGTTACGAGAACCAGCGTTCACTGATCAACCTTTCGGTGATCAACTCTTTTAAAGACTACCAGCAACAACAGAAATTTTTAAAGCTGGAGGAAGAAAGTATTGCTTTGGCCGAAGAGAATGTAGCTATTGTATTTGAGACCTATAAGCTGGGTGCGGCCACCCTGGTACAATTAAGAGAAGCCCAGCTAAGTCTGGCACAAGCCTATGACCGGCTGATTAGTGCACGCTATAACCTGAAGCTGGCAGAAACTGAGTTGTTGCGGTTGAAAGGCGATATTATAAAATAA